A single genomic interval of Penaeus monodon isolate SGIC_2016 unplaced genomic scaffold, NSTDA_Pmon_1 PmonScaffold_10756, whole genome shotgun sequence harbors:
- the LOC119568782 gene encoding uncharacterized protein LOC119568782 gives DGQEEGYAVAPLFGIGHKFTERILQLSLVSNASVIWVLCTDTYTCDLVSLKQEEEPEKEEQVEQVEQAEATGVATSANNAVLIAICVFLALLSSALSLYICWAKHRGEKTCQKQQLESMLSSFPVFFRTIIPDSDIPSGESVTCKKKLLPRPQDKLRTQQREQSLRRDTSDVPGGFYIAI, from the exons GACGGCCAGGAGGAGGGCTATGCGGTGGCGCCTCTTTTTGGTATTGGACACAAATTTACTGAAAGAATCCTCCAGCTTTCTTTGGTGAGCAATGCCAGCGTCATCTGGGTTTTGTGCACAGACACCTATACGTGCG ATTTGGTGTCCCTTAAGCAGGAGGAAGAACCGGAGAAAGAGGAGCAGGTGGAGCAGGTGGAGCAGGCAGAAGCTACAGGTGTCGCAACATCTGCGAACAACGCCGTCCTGATTGCAATCTGTGTGTTCCTAGCTCTGTTGTCTTCCGCCCTTTCTCTTTACATATGCTGGGCGAAACATCGGGGGGAGAAGACATGTCAAAAACAACAACTAGAAAGTATGTTGTCTAGTTTTCCTGTATTCTTCCGCACaatcatacc AGACAGTGACATCCCCTCCGGAGAATCGGTAACATGTAAAAAGAAGCTCCTGCCACGACCTCAAGATAAACTCAGAACACAACAGCGAGAACAGTCTCTACGACGTGACACAAGTGACGTCCCTGGGGGTTTCTACATCGCTATATaa